A stretch of Cytophagales bacterium DNA encodes these proteins:
- a CDS encoding site-specific integrase translates to MTIHHTFSTLSIVRASRSKNDKLPVYLRITVDGKRAEISTKEYVDGEKWDKVRGRLKGNSQEAREVNGRLNTWETKVKEHYNQFLRDDKRVNAQVLKNSVLGIAERDNDFLSYFEAHEQEVKSKIGIDYSSGTHKNYIATLKHLRTYIARNYKGQVVTLKDLDYDFLSGFESFLKLAVGNSNNGSIKHIQRVKRVINLAIKRGKLTTNPFATFSVKKEKTNRDFLSADELRAIEMVELKKLVLIKVRDIFVFICYTGLSYSDLAELSENELMKGIDGDTWISIDRNKTGVATRIPVLPPALVVLNKYQDHPQALSKGTLLPVMSNQKMNKYLKELAEKCGIHKPVTCHIGRHTFATTVTLSNDIPIETVSQMLGHTNLKTTQIYAKVIEKKISQDMNKLKGLYSVSDSDSAVNQ, encoded by the coding sequence ATGACTATCCATCACACCTTTTCAACGCTCTCTATTGTAAGAGCTAGCCGCTCAAAAAATGATAAACTCCCTGTCTATCTACGAATTACAGTAGATGGTAAACGTGCGGAGATCTCAACTAAAGAGTATGTGGATGGTGAGAAGTGGGACAAGGTACGAGGCAGGTTGAAAGGTAACTCTCAGGAGGCCAGGGAAGTCAATGGTAGGTTAAATACCTGGGAAACGAAAGTCAAAGAGCACTACAATCAATTCCTTAGAGATGACAAGCGAGTGAATGCCCAGGTCTTAAAGAATTCCGTGCTGGGGATTGCGGAGCGGGACAATGACTTTCTGTCTTACTTCGAAGCTCATGAGCAAGAAGTGAAGTCCAAGATCGGTATTGACTATTCCTCAGGTACCCACAAAAACTACATCGCCACACTGAAGCACTTAAGGACATACATAGCTCGAAACTACAAAGGTCAGGTTGTGACCCTCAAGGACCTGGATTATGATTTCCTTTCCGGTTTCGAATCCTTTCTGAAGCTGGCGGTTGGCAACTCGAATAATGGCTCTATCAAACACATACAGCGAGTGAAGCGGGTGATTAACCTTGCGATCAAAAGAGGCAAGCTTACAACTAATCCTTTTGCGACTTTCTCTGTCAAGAAAGAAAAGACGAATAGAGATTTCCTTTCGGCAGATGAATTGAGAGCTATTGAAATGGTTGAGTTAAAAAAACTGGTGCTGATCAAGGTAAGGGACATATTCGTATTCATCTGTTACACTGGCCTTTCATACTCTGACCTTGCAGAGCTTTCCGAAAATGAATTGATGAAAGGCATTGATGGCGATACCTGGATATCCATAGATAGAAACAAAACTGGAGTCGCTACCAGAATCCCGGTTTTACCTCCTGCGTTGGTCGTACTAAACAAATACCAGGATCATCCTCAGGCGTTATCAAAAGGTACCCTGCTTCCGGTCATGTCCAATCAGAAGATGAATAAGTACTTGAAAGAATTGGCTGAAAAGTGTGGAATTCATAAGCCTGTTACTTGTCACATCGGAAGGCACACATTCGCTACAACTGTAACACTGAGTAATGACATTCCTATTGAGACGGTGAGCCAAATGCTAGGCCACACCAACTTGAAGACTACTCAGATTTATGCGAAGGTGATCGAGAAGAAAATCAGTCAAGACATGAACAAGTTGAAAGGCTTGTATTCAGTCAGTGATTCTGATTCTGCAGTCAATCAATAA